AGTTCCTGAAGGGGTTGGGGTATGTCTGAGACTCTGTATGAGCAGCGTCCTTTAGGGGACGCAGTAGAACGGCATATTGGCGGCGGGACGCCCCCACGGCAGGTGCCGTCCTACTGGAAAGGGGAAATCCCCTGGGCCTCAGTCAAGGACTTCCCTGAGCAGAAGGGCGTGATTCAGGACACCGAGGAGCACATTTCCTCTGCAGGCCTTCATGCCAGTGCCAGCAACCTGATTCCTGCACAAACGCCGCTGGTCTGCACTCGGATGGCAGTCGGCAGGGCTGCGTTGCCGGTGATCCCCATGGCGATCAATCAGGACGTGAAGGCGCTTTTTCCTGCCTCGGGTGTATCCGCCGAGTACTTGTTGAAACTAATTCAATACATCCAGCCGCTTGCCGAGGGCAGGGCCGTTGGCTCTACGGTGAAGGGCATCCGTATTCAGGACTATCTGAATATTCCCGTGCCACTGGCGCCTCAAGCGGCCCAGCCTGTCATCGCCCAAATCCTCGACACCCTCGACACCGCCATCCGCGAAACCGAGGCGCTGATCGACAAGCTCAAGGCCGTCAAACAGGGCCTGCTGCACGACCTGCTGTCCCGCGGCATCGACGCTAGCGGCGAACTGCGCCCGCCACAGAGCGAAGCACCGCAGCTCTACAAGGAATCGCCGCTGGGGTGGATTCCGAGGGAGTGGGAGGTTGAGCCCATTATCAACCTGACATCCAACTCAGTGATCGGACCATTCGGCAGTGATCTTGTTGCTGCCGACTACCGCGACTCTGGGGTGCCAGTGATCTTTGTGCGGGACGTTAAACCGGATCAATTCGTGTGGAAGAGTAACGTCTTCGTAAGTGCCAGCAAGGCACAGGCTTTGGCGGCGCATGAGGTCCGCGCGGGTGATGTCGTTGCCACAAAGATGGGCTTTCCACCATGTGTGGCCGCCGTCTACCCAGAATCTATGCCCAGCGGAATCGTAACTGCAGACATAGTTCGTCTGCGGCCATGTACGGATCGTATCTGCCCTGACTGGATGTCGATGTTCATCAACTCTTCAGCCGTCGCCAAGCAAGTCGAGCAGATCACTGCTGGCGTAACTCGGCCCAAGGTTACATTGCGTGATGTTCGGAACCTTCTGATAGGACTACCGCCGTTCAAAGAGCAGGAGCGGGTTTTGGATCGACTGACTGCTATGCAATCACGGATTCAGCTTGAAGAAACCTCACGTGAGAAGCTCACTGCAAAAAAAGCTGGCCTGATGGACGACCTACTCACCGGCCGCGTGCGCGTCACTCCGCTGCTGGAATCTGTGCAGCAGCCTGCTGCACAAACGGGAGCCTGACATGACCCCGCATCTGCCGCCCCGCGAAACCCTCACCGTCGAGTTCAAGAGCGACCGCAAGAAGCTGTCCGACACCGACCTGATCGAGGCACTGGTCTGTCTGGCCAATGCCGAAGGCGGCGAGTTATGGCTGGGCGTCGAGGACGATGGCACGCCCACCGGCCTGCATGCCGAGCATCGCCTATTGGAAGGGATGGCCGGCATGGTGGCGGCTCGCACGTCGCCATCGTTATCCGTACAAGCCGAGGCGGTGGAGGTGGACGGCGTGACCGTGGCGCGCATCCATGTACCCAAGGCGCACGGTGAGGTAGCCACCACCAGTGGCGTTTA
Above is a genomic segment from Halopseudomonas litoralis containing:
- a CDS encoding restriction endonuclease subunit S; translation: MSETLYEQRPLGDAVERHIGGGTPPRQVPSYWKGEIPWASVKDFPEQKGVIQDTEEHISSAGLHASASNLIPAQTPLVCTRMAVGRAALPVIPMAINQDVKALFPASGVSAEYLLKLIQYIQPLAEGRAVGSTVKGIRIQDYLNIPVPLAPQAAQPVIAQILDTLDTAIRETEALIDKLKAVKQGLLHDLLSRGIDASGELRPPQSEAPQLYKESPLGWIPREWEVEPIINLTSNSVIGPFGSDLVAADYRDSGVPVIFVRDVKPDQFVWKSNVFVSASKAQALAAHEVRAGDVVATKMGFPPCVAAVYPESMPSGIVTADIVRLRPCTDRICPDWMSMFINSSAVAKQVEQITAGVTRPKVTLRDVRNLLIGLPPFKEQERVLDRLTAMQSRIQLEETSREKLTAKKAGLMDDLLTGRVRVTPLLESVQQPAAQTGA